In Xenorhabdus nematophila ATCC 19061, one DNA window encodes the following:
- the ubiG gene encoding bifunctional 2-polyprenyl-6-hydroxyphenol methylase/3-demethylubiquinol 3-O-methyltransferase UbiG: MKVKTPDSHIPSHVNVDQQEIEKFEAVASRWWDLEGEFKPLHRINPLRLNYILQHADGLFGKKVLDVGCGGGILSESMACEGAEVTGLDMGFEPLQVARLHALESGITLSYVQETVEYHAEQHPHAYDVVTCMEMLEHVPDPESVVRACAKLVKPGGHVFFSTINRNRKAWFVAVIGAEYILNMVPKGTHDAKKFIRPSELINWVDKTTLKDQHIIGLHYNPLTDKFRLGHNVDVNYMLHTQSVKSHN, from the coding sequence ATGAAAGTTAAAACTCCAGATTCACATATTCCTTCCCACGTCAATGTGGATCAACAGGAAATCGAAAAATTTGAAGCTGTTGCTTCCCGCTGGTGGGATCTTGAAGGGGAATTCAAGCCACTGCATCGCATCAATCCACTGCGTTTGAATTATATCCTGCAACATGCTGATGGGCTTTTTGGCAAGAAAGTGCTGGATGTGGGTTGTGGTGGTGGCATTCTGTCAGAAAGCATGGCTTGTGAAGGTGCTGAAGTAACAGGGCTGGATATGGGTTTTGAACCTCTTCAGGTTGCCCGCCTGCATGCCTTGGAATCCGGTATTACCCTCTCTTATGTACAGGAAACGGTAGAATATCACGCTGAGCAGCATCCGCATGCTTATGATGTTGTAACCTGTATGGAAATGCTTGAGCATGTTCCTGATCCTGAATCAGTGGTTCGTGCTTGTGCCAAATTAGTTAAACCGGGCGGACATGTATTCTTTTCAACGATAAACCGTAACCGGAAAGCATGGTTTGTGGCCGTGATTGGTGCGGAGTATATTTTGAATATGGTGCCTAAAGGCACGCATGATGCGAAAAAATTTATTCGCCCTTCTGAATTAATCAACTGGGTTGATAAAACCACTTTAAAAGATCAACATATCATCGGATTACATTATAACCCGCTGACAGATAAGTTTCGCCTTGGACACAATGTAGACGTGAACTACATGCTTCATACTCAATCGGTTAAAAGTCATAATTAA